A region of Macaca thibetana thibetana isolate TM-01 chromosome 20, ASM2454274v1, whole genome shotgun sequence DNA encodes the following proteins:
- the DPEP1 gene encoding dipeptidase 1, translating to MWTRWWLWPLVAVCTADFFRDEAERIMRDSPVIDGHNDLPWQLLSMFNNRLQDTRANLTTLANTHTNIPKLRAGFVGGQFWSVYTPCDTQNQDAVRRTLEQIDVVHRMCQMYPETFLYVTSSAGIRQAFQEGKVASLIGVEGGHSIDSSLGVLRALYQLGMRYLTLTHNCNTPWADNWLVDTGDSKPQSQGLSPFGQRVVKELNRLGVLIDLAHVSVATMKATLQLSRAPVIFSHSSAYSVCASRRNVPDDVLRLVKQTDSLVMVNFYNNYISCTNKANLSQVADHLDHIKEVAGARAVGFGGDFDGVPRVPEGLEDVSKYPDLIAELLRRNWTEAEVKGALANNLLRVFEAVEQASNPTQAPEEEPIPRDELGGSCRTHYGYPSGASSLHRQWGFLLASLTALVLCQCLL from the exons ATGTGGACCAGATGGTGGCTCTGGCCCCTTGTGGCCGTCTGCACTGCAGACTTCTTTCGGGACGAGGCAGAGAGGATCATGAGGGACTCCCCTGTCATTGATGG GCACAACGACCTGCCCTGGCAGCTGCTGAGTATGTTCAACAACCGGCTGCAGGACACGAGGGCCAAcctgaccaccttggccaacacaCACACCAACATCCCCAAGCTGAGGGCTGGCTTCGTAGGAGGTCAG TTCTGGTCCGTGTACACGCCCTGCGACACCCAGAACCAAGACGCTGTGCGGAGGACGCTGGAGCAGATAGATGTGGTCCACCGCATGTGCCAGATGTACCCTGAGACCTTCCTGTATGTCACCAGCAGTGCAG GCATCCGGCAGGCCTTCCAGGAAGGGAAGGTGGCCAGCCTGATCGGTGTGGAGGGCGGCCACTCCATTGACAGCAGTCTGGGCGTCCTGCGGGCGCTCTATCAGCTGGGCATGCGGTACCTGACCCTCACCCACAACTGCAACACGCCCTG GGCTGACAACTGGCTGGTGGACACGGGAGACAGCAAGCCCCAGAGCCAAGGCCTGTCACCCTTTGGGCAG CGTGTGGTGAAGGAGCTGAACCGCCTGGGAGTCCTCATTGACTTGGCTCACGTGTCTGTGGCCACCATGAAGGCCACCCTGCAGCTGTCCAGAGCCCCCGTCATCTTCAGCCACTCCTCGGCCTACAGCGTGTGCGCAAGCCGGCGCAACGTGCCCGACGACGTCCTGAGGCTGGTG AAACAGACAGACAGCCTGGTGATGGTGAATTTCTACAACAATTACATTTCCTGCACCAACAAGGCCAACCTGTCCCAAGTGGCTG ACCATCTGGATCACATCAAGGAGGTGGCAGGAGCCAGAGCTGTGGGCTTTGGTGGGGACTTTGATGGTGTTCCAAG GGTCCCTGAGGGGCTGGAGGACGTCTCCAAGTATCCAGACCTGATCGCTGAGCTGCTCAGGAGGAACTGGACAGAGGCGGAGGTCAAGGGTGCACTGGCCAACAACCTGCTGAGGGTCTTCGAGGCTGTGGAGCAG GCCAGCAACCCCACGCAGGCTCCCGAGGAGGAGCCCATCCCGCGGGACGAGCTGGGCGGCTCCTGCAGGACGCATTACGGCTACCCCTCCGGGGCCTCCAGCCTCCATCGCCAGTGGGGGTTCCTGCTGGCCTCCCTCACTGCCCTGGTCCTCTGTCAGTGTCTCCTGTGA